One genomic window of Medicago truncatula cultivar Jemalong A17 chromosome 1, MtrunA17r5.0-ANR, whole genome shotgun sequence includes the following:
- the LOC11424647 gene encoding endonuclease 2 codes for MEHNKIILVTIISFMFLFQNIQGWGTDGHAITCKIAQSRLSDTAAAAVKKLLPDYAQNDLSSVCSWADRVKFYLKWSSALHFADTPPKLCTFQYDRDCKDLNGVKDRCVVGAINNYTTQLLDYGKDTKYNLTQALLFLSHFMGDVHQPLHTGFTTDKGGNLIDVHWFTRKQNLHHVWDANIIETAEERFYDTNIDKYISAIQENITKTWSDEVAGWEACSSNKTTCPDIYASEGIKAACQWAYKDAPEDSVLEDDYFLSRLPIVSLRLAEGGVRLAATLNRIFQ; via the exons atggagcataacaaaatcattttaGTAACCATAATCTCATTCatgtttttgtttcaaaacaTTCAAGGGTGGGGAACTGATGGACATGCCATTACTTGTAAGATAGCTCAG TCTCGCCTCAGCGATACAGCAGCGGCGGCTGTGAAAAAATTGCTGCCAGATTATGCACAAAATGACTTGTCAAGTGTGTGCTCATGGGCTGATCGTGtcaaattttatcttaaatgGTCTTCTGCTTTGCACTTTGCTGATACCCCTCCTAAGCTTTGCACTTTCCAATATGACA GGGATTGCAAGGATCTGAATGGAGTGAAAGATAGATGTGTTGTGGGAGCGATTAACAATTACACCACTCAGCTTCTTGACTATGGCAAAGACACTAAAT ATAACCTCACGCAAGCACTTCTTTTCCTTTCTCATTTTATGGGAGATGTCCATCAG CCTCTACATACGGGGTTTACCACAGATAAGGGAGGAAATTTAATTGATGTTCATTGGTTCACAAGGAAACAAAATCTCCACCAT GTTTGGGATGCTAACATAATTGAGACAGCAGAAGAAAGATTCTATGACACTAACATAGATAAATACATCAGTGCTATTCAGGAGAATATCACG AAAACATGGTCGGATGAGGTAGCAGGATGGGAAGCTTGCAGTTCTAACAAGACCACATGCCCCGACAT ATATGCATCTGAAGGTATTAAGGCAGCATGTCAATGGGCATATAAAGATGCCCCTGAAGATTCTGTACTAGAAG ATGATTACTTCCTATCACGTTTGCCAATAGTCAGTTTGCGATTAGCTGAAGGAGGAGTTCGATTGGCAGCAACCCTCAATCGTATTTTTCAGTGA
- the LOC11443733 gene encoding uncharacterized protein, with protein sequence MMQVQVPVTHKINHLFNFLQNHPSSIALNLCKYSALFLALLATFHTIFIIKFPKKTPSLPPLIAEDDFGDSEDETCSLSSMSSEPEDNEEEEEEEDDENRSGEYFRLKGSGNGDGFLRSCRRSITDIFSLSEIANSKSVVKLWDTIGFGLGFGFDDFDSSVVSLYGGADEKQSTLSSARMVSAGENASENSALMIWDTRLRRRIPAVVTEWVPGNGNVVGIVSGGLEKVCVRDDGHYELTIL encoded by the coding sequence ATGATGCAAGTGCAAGTTCCTGTGACTCACAAAATCAACCATCTCTTCAATTTCCTTCAGAATCATCCTTCTTCAATAGCTCTCAATCTCTGCAAATATTCCGCTCTTTTCCTCGCTCTACTCGCCACCTTTCACACcattttcatcatcaaattcCCCAAAAAAACTCCTTCTCTTCCTCCTCTCATTGCTGAAGATGATTTCGGCGACAGTGAAGATGAAACCTGCTCGTTGTCATCCATGTCATCGGAACCCGAAgacaatgaagaagaagaagaagaagaagatgatgaaaacaGATCGGGTGAATATTTCCGATTAAAAGGCTCCGGAAACGGTGACGGATTTCTACGCAGTTGTCGTCGTAGTATTACCGATATATTTTCGTTATCGGAAATCGCGAACAGCAAAAGCGTTGTGAAGCTTTGGGATACAATAGGGTTTGGATTAGGATTTGGATTTGACGATTTTGATTCCTCTGTCGTGTCGTTATACGGCGGTGCCGACGAGAAACAAAGCACGTTATCGTCGGCGAGGATGGTTTCCGCCGGAGAAAACGCATCGGAGAATTCGGCATTGATGATTTGGGATACGAGACTCCGGAGACGGATACCGGCGGTGGTCACGGAGTGGGTGCCCGGCAACGGGAACGTCGTTGGAATTGTTTCCGGCGGCTTGGAGAAGGTTTGCGTTAGAGATGACGGACATTATGAGTTGACAATACTATGA
- the LOC11431017 gene encoding nucleolar complex protein 2 homolog — MVGRKAAVKEIVSTQIDKEINVDGAENNVKRKSKKNSMVVIEAKQHKEQIENLQHKDEDFYEYLKENDPDLLKFSDDDIDEDVDDDMEDGEPQEDEKAIEHEVQAKDKKHSNKVITTSMVDLWCKSIKENGSLNAVRSLMRAFRTACHYGDDDENDSTAKLSVMSSVVFNKIMLTVLNEMDGILRKLLKLPASGGRKEIIMNLMTTKQWRTYGHIVKSYLGNALHVLNQMTDSQMISFTLHRLKYSSLLLAAFPSLLRKYIKVSLHFWGTGGGALPVVSCLFMRELCICIGSGCIDDCFKGIYKAYVLNCHFVNAVKLKHIRFLSNCVIELLGVDLPTAYQHAFIFIRQLAMILRDALNTKTKEAFRKVYEWKFINSLELWTDAIRAYSSQSDFKQLAYPLTQIIFGVARLVPTARYFPLRLRCIRMLNQIAASTQSFVPVSMLLLDMLEMKELNRPPTGGVGKAVDLRSILKISKPTLKTRAFQEACVFSVVEELAEHLALWSYSVGFMELSFIPIVRLRNFCKLTKVERFRREMRQLIREIEANVQFVNERRMSISFLPNDPAASSFLEDEKKSASSALSKYVITLRQRAKQKNDSLKESSVLVGEESSVFGDEESASDEEDTKENEDAKENVDGTAAFSSSWLPGNDKIKQQPTEPKGKRKKHKKEKTAIDDDVVEDLVLSSDEDEDLPSSDSPSAGKNADIDHHSSPKQNRKTKHKTKRLKRNKSHT; from the exons ATGGTTGGAAGAAAAGCGGCGGTGAAGGAAATAGTTTCAACACAAATTGATAAag aGATTAATGTGGATGGAGCAGAAAATAATGTAAAAAGAAAGAGCAAAAAAAATTCGATGGTTGTGATTGAAGCAAAACAACATAAGGAGCAAATAGAAAATCTTCAGCACAAG GACGAAGATTTTTATGAGTACTTGAAAGAGAATGACCCGGATCTGCTTAAGTTCAGTGATGACGATATTGAT GAAGATGTGGATGATGACATGGAAGATGGAGAACCACAGGAAGATGAGAAGGCTATTGAGCATGAGGTTCAAGCAAAGGATAAAAAACATTCTAATAAAGTTATAACCACTTCTATGGTTGATTTGTGGTGCAAATCAATTAAAGAAAATGGGAGCTTAAATGCGGTTCGTTCCCTGATGAGGGCTTTTAGGACAGCATGCCActatggtgatgatgatgagaatgattCTACGGCAAAACTTAGTGTAATGTCTAGCGTTGTGTTCAACAAAATAATGTTGACTGTACTTAATGAAATGGATGGAATACTAAGAAAATTGTTGAAGCTTCCTGCTTCTGGTGGAAGAAAAGAGATCATAATGAATTTGATGACCACAAAACAATGGAGGACTTATGGCCATATTGTGAAGTCCTACCTTGGAAATGCTCTCCACGTTTTGAATCAAATGACTGACTCACAAATGATATCATTTACTTTACATCGGCTAAAATATTCTTCATTGTTGTTGGCTGCTTTTCCTTCACTCCTAAGGAAATATATTAAG GTGTCTCTTCATTTCTGGGGTACTGGTGGAGGTGCCCTTCCTGTTGTTTCGTGTCTATTCATGAGAGAGTTGTGCATCTGTATTGGATCTGGCTGCATAGATGATTGCTTTAAAGGAATATATAAAGCCTATGTTTTGAATTGCCATTTCGTAAATGCTGTGAAACTTAAACATATTCGTTTTCTTAGCAACTGCGTCATTGAACTTCTCGGAGTGGATCTTCCGACTGCATATCAACACGCCTTCATTTTCATTCGACAGTTGGCCATGATTTTAAGGGACGCACTTAATACAAAAACTAAG GAAGCTTTTCGCAAGGTTTATGAATGGAAGTTCATTAACTCTCTTGAGCTTTGGACTGATGCTATTCGTGCTTATAGTTCACAATCTGATTTTAAGCAACTTGCATATCCACTGACCCAAATAATTTTTGGAGTAGCCCGTCTAGTTCCCACAGCTAGGTACTTTCCCCTTAGGTTGAGATGTATCCGGATGTTGAACCAGATTGCTGCTTCTACCCAATCTTTTGTACCAGTATCTATGCTCCTTTTGGATATGCTGGAGATGAAGGAGTTGAATAGACCCCCTACAGGAGGTGTTGGCAAAGCTGTTGATTTACGCAGCATATTGAAG ATTAGCAAGCCAACTCTTAAGACACGGGCATTTCAAGAGGCTTGTGTTTTTTCTGTGGTTGAAGAACTTGCGGAACACCTGGCACTATGGAGTTACTCTGTTGGGTTCATGGAGCTGTCTTTTATCCCAATTGTGAGGTTGCGCAACTTTTGCAAATTGACCAAAGTTGAAAGGTTTCGAAGAGAAATGAGGCAGCTTATTCGCGAG ATTGAGGCTAATGTCCAGTTTGTGAATGAAAGGCGCATGTCAATTTCCTTTCTACCTAATGATCCTGCGGCATCATCTTTTCTTGAG GATGAGAAGAAGTCAGCCTCTAGTGCACTATCAAAGTATGTTATAACACTCCGCCAgagagcaaaacaaaaaaacgacTCATTAAAGGAATCCag TGTTCTTGTTGGAGAAGAATCCTCTGTTTTTGGTGATGAAGAATCAGCAAGTGATGAGGAGGATACTAAAGAGAACGAGGATGCCAAAGAGAACGTGGATGGAACTGCTGCATTTAGCTCATCCTGGTTACCCGGAAATGACAA GATAAAACAACAGCCTACTGAACCAAAAGGAAAGAGGaaaaagcataaaaaagaaaaaactgccattgatgatgatgttgtggaGGACTTGGTACTTAGttctgatgaagatgaagatttgcCTTCAAGCGACAGCCCTTCTGCTGGGAAAAATGCCGATATTGATCATCATTCATCTCCAAAACAAAACCGCAAGACAAAGCATAAAACAAAAAGGTTGAAAAGGAATAAATCTCACACCTAA
- the LOC11425408 gene encoding VQ motif-containing protein 8, chloroplastic, producing the protein MKPESKLHGFYDQQKNMINGPRPSPLMIRKPNSSHKQQRVPIIIYTQSPKVIHTKAQDFMALVQSLTGMSTTNQVLPRQLEVSENFESSLSDGSNNNGDETTSTSSVIKREYNIDENCDKGGVNSNVDYKHSPSNMMKFADMPLFTPTSHDFFCSPSSRPVYKFSDSPYGILGSLISPSGLGFIQDLPEY; encoded by the coding sequence atgaagCCTGAATCAAAGTTGCATGGTTTTTATGATCAACAAAAGAATATGATCAATGGTCCTCGTCCTTCCCCTTTGATGATACGCAAGCCTAATTCATCACACAAACAACAAAGGGTTCCCATAATCATTTACACACAATCACCAAAAGTTATTCATACAAAAGCACAAGATTTCATGGCTCTTGTTCAAAGTCTCACAGGCATGTCCACTACCAATCAAGTACTTCCACGTCAGCTAGAAGTCTCTGAGAATTTTGAGTCATCTTTGTCTGATGGATCAAACAATAATGGTGATGAAACTACTTCAACTAGTTCGGTTATTAAGAGGGAATATAATATTGATGAGAATTGTGATAAGGGTGGTGTAAATAGCAATGTTGATTATAAACATAGTCCTTCTAATATGATGAAGTTTGCTGATATGCCATTATTCACTCCAACTTCACATGATTTCTTTTGCTCTCCATCATCACGACCAGTGTATAAATTTTCTGATTCTCCATATGGGATTTTGGGAAGTTTGATATCTCCTTCTGGATTGGGATTCATCCAAGATCTACCTGAATATTAA